In Euleptes europaea isolate rEulEur1 chromosome 10, rEulEur1.hap1, whole genome shotgun sequence, the genomic window AAGCAACCAGGTGGGCTTGATTACTTTTACCAGCCTTATCTGAATGTCTCCTCTCAACCTGACTCAGGCATGAGTGAAGCCGCCACCCTGCCAACCAGTTTGCCTAGACGCAATCACCTTTTGTTACCTTTCTGGGAAGCCACCTTCCTAACTCAATCAAAGTCAGGAAACCCACAGATTCTTGCCTTGGACTCACCTTGAATTCCTGGACTTTACAATTACTTCTTTGATGTTCTTTTGTGCGGGCCTCTATAAATATCGCTCTTCTGCCAGCCAAATTTGTGCAGTCTCACCCCTCCACTGGCTCAGAGACTGCCATCTCTGCTTTTCTTTCGGACATTTTATTGCCACGCAACAGTGTCTCTTGCCTACACTGAAGCTCTGGGTTATCTGCACAGACAACGTACTCTATCCAGCTCAGCAGCCTGAGGATAGGTAAACGTCTTCTCTGTCCACTCCGTTTCTCTTAAAatgtcccctttcccccttttaaaatctcTCTCATGTCTCCTTTTGTCCATTCCCTGGTGCAGAAGTTCCTCTCAGCCAGAGGCTTAGATCTTTTTAACTTTTTCTCCTCTCATGTACCTCTTCGCATGCACTTCCTTCTGAACACAGCAATTGTGTTGTTCTTATGTTTGAGTACCTTTTCGATTCCTGTACTCTTATATTTCCCTCAATAAATTCTCAACCTGGCCTTGGAAAAGATCTGGTTGTTTTGTGGttatagtaaaggtaaaggtcccctgtgcaagcaccaggtcattcctgacccatggggtgatgtcacatcctgccatttactaggcagactatgtttacggggtggtttgccagtgccttccccagtcatcttccctttacccccagcaagctgagtactcattgtaccgacctcggaaggatggaaggctgagtcaaccttgagccggcgacctgaaaccaactttccgtcgggattgaactcaggtcatgagcagagcttggaccgcagtactgcagcttaccactctgcaccatggggctccatgGTTACTGGTAGCCTATTGGAGGCACTTTGAGCTTGCTTGCCCACTATCCATGTAAAGGTCCCTAAATCACATGATCTTCTCCCTCTTAACTGGTGAATGTGTCAGTTTTTCAAGCAAGCCAGGCTGTGGAAGTGGGAAGAGGTTTCCTCCTGACACTGAGCTTAATTCCCCCAAACTGGTTTTGGTTCTGGGTGAGTGTCCCAAACCCAAGAGTCCACATGTGTGGTGACATGCCCACTAAAGGTAGGgcccccagcctccaggtaaagCCTGAGGTTCTCTCAGAATTTTTACTGATCTCAAgagcacagagatcagttcctttggaagaagaagcagctttggagggtggattctaaggCATCATCTCTCCccgctccccaaactccatcctccccagttactaccctccaaatctccaggaatttcttaagctgcagctagcaaccctaacttgagGGCATTTTTATTGCTGTTCTGACTTTTTTTAAATGGCCTGCCAGAAAGCTAGAACTTCTTGTTCAGAAGGGCCATAAGACTGTCCTGTTCCagaggacttgtgtgtgtgtgtgtgtgtgtgtgtgtgtgtgtgtgtgtgtgtgtgtgtgtgtgtgtgtgtgtgttagggcttGGTATTGATGACTGCATTCTGTTGACAAATTTTCTGATTTCGTTGTGCTTTGTGGAAGGGCTGGTACAAAtctataaataaatgaacaaagtctttaaaaaaaggccaaactacacatcaAATGCAAACGTATGTATTAAAATCCCTTTGGCTGCTTCTTGTACTCAGACCTACTTTGGGAAAGGGTGATTATCAAAAATTCAGTGTtgaattctctctcttctctctcccagcatggtgtagtggttaagagcggtggtttggagcggtggactctgatctggagaaccaggtttgattccccacacctccgcatgagcagcggaggctaatctggtgaactggatttgtttcccccctcctccacatgaagctagctgggtgatcttggcctagttacactctctcagcatcaccgacctcacagggtatctgttgtggggagtggtagggaacgtgattgtaagccggtttgattcttaagtgggagagaaagttggcatataaaagccaactcttcttcttccccttctaaaGTTTTGCCAACAGTTGTCTGGAGAGCCACAATagatgggagaggtggtcctttgCTAAATACCAATGTATGGATTTCCTTATAGGATGGCATTTTCATTTTTGCAGATCATTTATCTTAAATTCAAGaagtttattatatttatacatCAATTAGAGTAATAATTATCTTATAATTAAAATCACTATGTTTAAGAATATGGGGTGAGTATGTAGGGCAGTGAATGCAGGAAAGGAGATGCTTGCCGTGGACTATTCATGCTTCGTGaggctttctccctctcccctttatTCTTGCATTTAGAGTTAGCTTCCTATGCATTTTTAAAGTCCGTTTCTGAATCTTCAGAGAGACACACTGCATTTTGATGACTGCAGAGAGATACACAGGATCCTTCTTCTGTTACACCAGCAGAACTCAGAACTTAGAGGAACTGTTGCTGTCAAGTCCACATGGAGATCACAGAGAGCGGGAAGTTAGTTAACGCAGTCACTCCATGTACCTTCCAGTTGCTGCAGGCTTCTTGTTCCTGCCAAAGGAAAGCCCATCAAAAGACAGGCAATGCAGCTGACTTTCCTGTAAATGAATCCAGCAACAGTAATACTTCCAAAATTAGGCAACTACTACTTGTAGCCTGAACTAGTCCATGCTGCCCTACTGTAGCCTTAGGCTGAGACTGTACAACCTAACCAGTCAATCCTGTCCAAAAGGAATGCTGAAGCAATGTAAGCTAACCTATTCCATCTTcctacaggtgacagagatatATGTGTGTTCTTTTGGAGGGGGACAGTAAAGTACATGTGACGAAGAATGGAGAAcgtgcaagatttttttttaagcaagatgTATTTTGGGGACAGCCTCACAGGTTTTTGAACCACAGTCACATCCTTTATTTCTCAGCACCAGAAGGAAGGAAATCAATAAATGAAAAATTAAgttattaatttaattaattaatttaattcaatTAATAGAGCTTAAAATAATCTTTCAAAATATCTACCTTGAATCTGTAACATATTTAAGATCTCATAGGGAACTGGTTGATTTAATTAGCTGTAAAATCCACCCACCCTCCTTTCAAATGTGTTCTTCTCAATTGATAGTACCATGCTGAGAGAAATAATGTTCAAGATTCTTATGTGTGCCTTGCAAGTACTGTGGACAgggaataccgtatatacccatgtataagccgacccgcgtataagccgaggtgcctaatttctccccaaaaatggggaaaaattaggcacccgcgtataagccgagggtcggcttataacccccccccccgcaggcttaccttcaggcccggcgaaggcggtggtggcggcggcgggccccccgcaggaggcttcccccgcgcttccagggcggggggagcggggtgcgcccggcggcggccgcgcggccttccagaggccgcaggaggcttcccctggcccttccagggcagggggagccgggcgcgcccggcggcagccccgcagccttgcagcggccgcaggaggcttcccctggccctttcagggcagggggagccaggcgcgcctggcagcagcggccgcgcggccttccagaggccgcaggaggccctcacagggcgctcctggccggggaagccgcatgggcccagcagcggtggaggcggcgatggcggcggcggtaagttgccccctccctcttccctccctcctcccccctcccctcccctaccgtatatacccgcgtataagccgaggccggctttttcagccctttttttgggctgaaaaacttggcttatacgcgagtatatacggtagtctcTTTTCAAGAGAAAAATAATTGTGATTTCTGATGAAAGATACAGAACAACTAGAGGAAAGTCATAAAGGAATCATTCCTACATGTCTTTAGGCGCATCTGACCCTAGAAGATTCTGTCAAATTTTGTATTACTagaacaaacataaaaacatattaAATAAGCAAAGCACAATATTGATAGAATTGTATACATTCAAATTATGCATACTGGCTTAAATTAGCTTTCAGGATGTGAAAAGAAAAATTGTCCTCTTCAGCTATTCATCATGTATACTTTTGTGTATCATGAGCCGCAACCCAtgaaaaacagcagaaagaaCACAACACAGTTTTGTGTtcacaaaataatttttaaaatcacaCACAGGGAGACATTCTTCTGAGGGGCATATGAAAATAATTGAACAGTTATCAAACAACAAATTATGACTTTTTCATCTTCTTTTCTTCCCAGATCAAATTATGACATCATCATCCAAAGGAATTTTCCGGCCATTTCTAGTTATCTTCATTGTGCTGGGATGTTTCACGGCATGTCTGCTTATTTACATCAAGCCAACAAGCAGCTGGATCTCCGGTCCCATTGAATCAGCCAGCTCCGTTCTCAAAATGAAGAGCTTTTTCTCCACCAAAAGCAATTATCTTAATGAGACGACTATTCTGATATGGGTGTGGCCATTTGGCCAGACATTTGATCTCACACTCTGCCCAGTGTTCAACATCCATGGTTGCCATCTGACTACTGACCGTACATTATATAACCGATCTCATGCTGTACTTATTCATCACAGAGACATCAGTTGGGATCTAACTAATTTACCTCAGCAACCTAGGCCACCATTTCAGAAGTGGATCTGGATGAACTTGGAATCTCCGACACACACTCCACAAAAGAGTGGAATTGAACATCTGTTCAATCTGACCCTTACTTATCGGCGTGATTCAGATATTCAAGTGCCTTATGGCTTCATGATGGTTAGCACAAGCTCATTTCTATTTGAAGTGCCGAATAAGGAGAGGTTGGTGTGTTGGGTGGTTAGTAACTGGAACCCTGAACATGCTAGGGTTAAGTATTACAATGAGTTAAGTAAATACCTTGAAATCCATACATATGGGCAAGCATTTGGAGACTATGTGAGTGATAAAAACCTGATCCCAACTATTTCCACCTGTAAATTCTACCTTTCTTTTGAGAATTCTATCCACAAAGACTACATTACGGAGAAACTGTACAATGCTTTTCTGGCTGGGTCTGTGCCAGTCGTACTGGGTCCTCCAAGAGAAAACTATGAAAATTACATCCCAGCAGATTCTTTCATACATGTGGAGGATTTTCTGTCTACAAGAGACCTTGCAGAATACCTTCTGATGCTTgacaaaaataacaaaatgtaCCTTAGCTATTTCAACTGGAGGAAGGATTTTTCAGTGCACCTTCCTCGGTTCTGGGAAACACATGCATGCCTTGCCTGTGACCACGTGAAAAGACACCAGGAGTACAAGTCTGTGGGTAATTTAGAAAAATGGTTTTGGAATTGAACTTTTATTCCTTTATAGTGCACTTtgtcaaaaaggaaaagaagatcgAGAAAACCCTCTTAAGACTTCACTGTTTATCACCTGTCCTTTCCTGGGTTTAGTGCAATCCATTTATACTCTCTCTTAATATGAAtcattcatcttgtttgtggcctcctggaggcacctggttggccactgtgtgaacagattgctggacttggtgggccttggtcggatccagcagggcctttcttgtgttcttacgttcttattcaTTCCAAAACCTGAAATTGTTCCCCCACTCTCTCTTTGCCTTCCTTTGAAAGACGTTAGGTGAAAATAATCCATTGATGCCACCAATACTGGGCATTGTCTGTACTGCTGACTTGACTTGCTTGGACAAGAGATGATCACCTCctcagatttttattttattttttatagatTTGACTTGAAAAGCCAGAAATCTGGAGAGGTGTCAGTTACATTGATAAAGTGATTAGTACTGTGGTAATTACTTGAGCTATTTGAATTAAACTCTTACTAGCGTATACTGGAAACCTACAGGTAACCAATTTGGCAGTGAAACAGAGAAGGTAATTCATGTGGATCATTCTGAAGATTAATATGTGTATCTGGCACACTATGGCTACACAAATGATTCCTTATGAGCCACTGGATTAGtccttatttatattttattggtAAATCCTGCTATGTATATAGCTGGTTATATGCACTGAAGAGTAATTTATTGTTTACCATATCATTTTCAATCatgtttttttctcatttttaatTGTAAAATATCATTCACCATCCAATACATAAGTAGTGATGTTTACATTGAATCAGATATTTTCCTCCTTGGGAAAAAAGAGgctaagaaaaaaattaaatatgtagCTAATGCACATTCAGTaatatgctgtttttaaaaaattatgttgcAATTTAACTGTTACTTTTTTACAAAGTGGAGTTCAGATATTCTGATCCAGAGTTCCAATGTGATCCTCTGTATCATATCATATGTCATAACATATTTCTCATATCATCATATGGTTCTTTACCATGTGGTATGAAGTAAAGCCCATTTAGGATTATGGATCTAGTTTCActtttataaattaaaaaaaactgggggggggggattcatacATTTCCGTGAATGTTATGATTTTAAACTGTATGACTGACAACGTGAAGTTTCCGTGCCAAAATTGACAAGGAGTTAAAGGGCATAGTTAGAAAAACCACATTGCTTAAAATTAAAGTATGCATGAAAATCTGTGTAGAAGTTAAGATTTCAGAAGGCAGTGGATGAAAACCCAACTCAAGTTATTGAGTTATTGTTATTACAATAGAATCACTATTTCAACCAACTAGCATTTTGAATACCAGCAAATAATGAGAGATTACTTAATATTCCTGGTCTTCTGGTGGTTCCATGTTATCCTGTTCTCATCTTTAAATGACTCATCCATTAACTGTGTGTTTCCCTGGATAAATTTTCAAAGCAACCATAGGTGTGTTTAGTGTCCAGTTAAGAGTGATAATTGAAGCTTTATgggagtacacatgaagctgccttatactgaatcagacctattgtctactggcagcggctctccagggtgtcaggcagaggtctttcacatcacctagttcctttaactggagattccggggattgaacctgggaccttctgcatgccaagcagatgctctaccactgagccacagcctctccctcaaaaaaaaaccctatgaaaTATGATAGGTACAGCTATTATTACACTATTGTTTTTTATTCAATCCTAAACCCACAGGATGAAGTTATTTAATTTTAACCGTACACAGGGGCAGCTATTTTTCTACTTAAGTTCATAGCTTTGTAATTTTTACAATGAACATAAAGGCACTGGTATCAAGAGGTATTTGAATACTGCAGAAAGCTGTAGGAACTCTGTGCTTTCTTCACAGTTATTTGCTCACTAGACATTTTTGTGCTGCACAGTCATTTCTGTTAGCAGTTGCTGgtggaattaaaacaaaaattatagtACTTCATATTCGTACTAAAATTCCTGTCCCCATTTGAAAGATCGTATTGGCTTGGATCTACCAGAGGGTTTCTGCAAATAGCAAAGATTCCCTTGCCTTcttccttctgctgcagcccaaaatgcctcctCAAATGCTGCTTCTGGTGGCCAAGGGACCTCTCTGCAGCAGAACACGGAGATACAGTTTTGCTCAGTGTCTTTCTCATCTCCATTCCATCCCGAGGCATAATGGCCATCTGGTTTTGAGTGACATCCCTTCTCCATCACTGATGCtgtgcaatgccaggtccattaAAAATAAAGCATCAACTATTCTTGACTACGTTAAAGGTCAAGAGGTGGACCTGGCATGTGTGACCAagacctgaggagggaggggaaaacctgTGGTCTTTAGGGAGATGCCCCCCACCCAGGATAGTCCTCCATTAGTCATGGACAAAGGGATGGGGGGGAGTGGCGTGTATAATTCAGGAGTCTTTCTTCTTCAGGCCGATCTCCGCACCAGAAATAGCCAGCCTTGAATGTGTTGGCCTTGTGTGGTGTGCTGAGGAGAGTGTGCCTATCCTGCTGGTGTACTGGCCACCAGCAGATAccctgctgaagctggtgggaaTCAAGTCTGACTGGGCATTGAAGTTCCCACAGTTATTAGTCCTGGGGGACCTTAATGTCCATGCGGATGCTCCTTCTCAGTATCCTTCAAATGCATTTTAATCTAAGTTAGCAGCTGAAAAcaaaaatctaaaaaacaaagtTTACCTTATAGGAGTGTTTCTTCAGTAGCAGCTGGTGGCAAAATATGGTTTTGGGCACATGATCTAGGTTGGGGGACTCACAATTCTCATTGTGATATTTACCAGTGGAATCCAAAATTAATCATGTACCTCCGATTTCCCTGAAGAACTTGGATTGCAAGGTCCAACATTTGGAGTTCATGGTCTGTTAGCACTGGCGCAATCAGTCACTGAGATATTTATATCTGTtctttaatttttaatatattaATTCATTCTGGCAGGGAGATCCTGGGAACTGCAGCGGCCAGGGACGGCACAGCTTTGGCGCAGCCGCAGCAACTccccagaggcttcctggcccccatggggggaggggtttaaagacaaaaaacccttaaaatgggggaaggcccaattgcaaaaatggtggtgcagcaatGCCGTTGTGTTAGGGGTGTTCCCAGTGTGAACGGGGTTAGGAATGCTCTGGAAATGCCTCTCAGGACTTGCGCCGGAAGAATGCCAGTGGGAGGTCACACTGGCATCCAAGGGCTGCGCTACCGCTATGGTCCAGAGGGGCCAGCGTAAGTAGCCCTACTCTGGCattcatgccagtttgcacggtgcaagtgacacgggtgtaggggtcacgctggctccgaAGAGCATTCAGACCCCCActgattatatatataattttaaatgatTAAATGATGTACAATGATGTACAAAAGAACCTTATCTGAAATATATTTCTCCAAAACATCTGATAGCACAAATTTACTGTGAGTTTCCAAAATAATTACGTGTAAT contains:
- the FUT9 gene encoding 4-galactosyl-N-acetylglucosaminide 3-alpha-L-fucosyltransferase 9, which encodes MTSSSKGIFRPFLVIFIVLGCFTACLLIYIKPTSSWISGPIESASSVLKMKSFFSTKSNYLNETTILIWVWPFGQTFDLTLCPVFNIHGCHLTTDRTLYNRSHAVLIHHRDISWDLTNLPQQPRPPFQKWIWMNLESPTHTPQKSGIEHLFNLTLTYRRDSDIQVPYGFMMVSTSSFLFEVPNKERLVCWVVSNWNPEHARVKYYNELSKYLEIHTYGQAFGDYVSDKNLIPTISTCKFYLSFENSIHKDYITEKLYNAFLAGSVPVVLGPPRENYENYIPADSFIHVEDFLSTRDLAEYLLMLDKNNKMYLSYFNWRKDFSVHLPRFWETHACLACDHVKRHQEYKSVGNLEKWFWN